The proteins below come from a single Streptomyces sp. B3I8 genomic window:
- a CDS encoding ferritin-like domain-containing protein encodes MTVRSGSTPTPSAGNGEKDGNGDNGAELKALQAALAAEHAAVYGYGVVGGRVGHDRRTEAQEAYNAHRARRDRLVRAVRDLGATPRAAAAGYALPFAVADPAAAVRLAAELERRISGVYSDLVRAATGARRGDAAEALREAAVRAVRWNGESVAFPGLAERAAAGPGASMTPRG; translated from the coding sequence ATGACCGTGCGCAGCGGGAGTACGCCCACGCCGTCGGCCGGAAACGGCGAGAAGGACGGGAACGGCGATAACGGCGCGGAGTTGAAGGCGCTGCAGGCCGCCCTCGCCGCCGAGCACGCGGCCGTCTACGGGTACGGGGTGGTCGGGGGCAGGGTCGGGCACGACCGGCGTACGGAGGCGCAGGAGGCGTACAACGCGCACCGGGCCCGCCGGGACCGGCTCGTGCGCGCCGTGCGCGACCTCGGCGCCACCCCACGCGCCGCGGCCGCCGGGTACGCGCTCCCGTTCGCCGTGGCGGACCCGGCCGCCGCGGTCCGCCTCGCCGCCGAGCTGGAGCGGCGGATCTCGGGTGTCTACTCCGACCTCGTACGGGCCGCCACGGGCGCGCGGCGCGGGGACGCCGCCGAGGCGCTGCGGGAGGCCGCGGTACGCGCGGTGCGCTGGAACGGGGAGAGCGTAGCCTTCCCTGGTCTCGCCGAACGGGCGGCGGCCGGTCCGGGCGCCTCGATGACGCCGCGGGGATAG
- the rimP gene encoding ribosome maturation factor RimP translates to MSTTQSERLRELLEPLVTSQGLDLEEIDVASVGRRRVLRVVVDSDTGADLDRVADVSRALSAKLDETDAMGAGEYTLEVGTPGAERALTEHRHYVRAVDRLVRFQLEEGGELVARVLRVDDEGLDLEVPGVKGRKATTRRLAFPDIARARVQVEFNRKNKNDAENDTVNDAENEEEA, encoded by the coding sequence ATGAGCACCACCCAGAGCGAGAGGCTGCGAGAACTTCTGGAACCGCTCGTGACCTCCCAGGGCCTCGATCTCGAGGAGATCGACGTGGCGTCCGTGGGCCGCCGGCGTGTGCTGCGCGTCGTGGTGGACTCCGACACCGGCGCGGATCTGGACCGGGTCGCCGACGTGAGCCGCGCACTCTCGGCGAAGCTGGACGAGACCGACGCGATGGGGGCGGGGGAGTACACCCTCGAGGTCGGCACCCCGGGCGCGGAGCGCGCCCTCACCGAGCACCGGCACTACGTGCGTGCCGTCGACCGCCTCGTCCGCTTCCAGTTGGAGGAGGGCGGCGAACTGGTCGCGCGCGTCCTCCGGGTCGACGACGAGGGCCTGGACCTCGAGGTCCCCGGGGTGAAGGGGCGCAAGGCCACCACCCGCAGACTCGCCTTCCCGGACATCGCCAGGGCGCGGGTCCAGGTCGAGTTCAACCGCAAGAACAAGAACGACGCCGAGAACGACACCGTGAACGACGCTGAGAACGAGGAGGAGG
- a CDS encoding aminoglycoside phosphotransferase family protein, translating to MVFEPPPRLVRALAETRRDGADAWLRELPELLRRAVALRGLTVERVHRPSGRSGLVVLVRRADGSPAVLKLAPASARPGAERAALVRWDGFGAVRLLDAGGASGAGDSGRAGDEGVLLLERLHPEMSVRSLPEAKALLEAAGTLRRLWVEPPAGHAFETVAGRTGRQAEAMRAAAEAEPDVRPLVDAALAVREELLASEPEGRLLHGTFRQSKVLAGERMPWLAVGPDPVVGECAFDLARLVRDRVEDLVAAPTGASTTRRRVRRLAESLELDQERVRGWTLFRAVVSGVRARRVGRPRDAEVLLEFAGWL from the coding sequence ATGGTCTTCGAACCGCCGCCGCGGCTGGTGCGGGCGCTCGCCGAGACCCGTCGGGACGGGGCCGACGCCTGGCTCCGCGAACTTCCCGAACTGCTGCGGCGGGCCGTCGCTCTACGCGGGTTGACGGTGGAGCGGGTGCACCGGCCCAGTGGCCGCAGCGGCCTGGTCGTACTGGTGCGGAGGGCGGACGGCAGTCCCGCGGTGCTGAAGCTCGCGCCGGCGTCCGCGCGGCCCGGCGCCGAGCGTGCCGCGCTGGTGCGGTGGGACGGGTTCGGGGCGGTACGGCTGCTCGACGCGGGCGGCGCGAGTGGCGCCGGTGACTCGGGCAGGGCCGGCGACGAGGGCGTGCTGCTGCTGGAACGGCTGCATCCCGAGATGTCCGTGCGGTCGTTGCCGGAGGCGAAGGCGCTGCTGGAGGCGGCCGGGACGCTGCGGCGGCTGTGGGTCGAACCGCCGGCCGGGCATGCGTTCGAGACGGTGGCCGGGCGGACGGGGCGGCAGGCGGAGGCGATGCGGGCGGCCGCCGAGGCGGAGCCCGACGTACGGCCGCTGGTGGACGCGGCGCTCGCGGTGCGGGAGGAGCTGCTCGCGTCGGAACCGGAAGGGCGGTTGCTGCACGGGACGTTCCGGCAGAGCAAGGTGCTGGCCGGGGAGCGGATGCCGTGGCTGGCGGTGGGGCCGGACCCGGTGGTGGGTGAGTGCGCGTTCGACCTGGCGCGGTTGGTGCGGGACCGGGTGGAGGACCTGGTCGCGGCGCCGACGGGGGCGTCGACGACGCGGCGGCGGGTGCGGCGGCTGGCGGAGTCGTTGGAGCTCGACCAGGAGCGGGTGCGGGGGTGGACGTTGTTCCGGGCGGTGGTGTCCGGGGTGCGGGCGCGCCGCGTGGGGCGCCCTCGCGACGCGGAGGTCCTGCTGGAGTTCGCGGGGTGGTTGTGA